One Shewanella sp. MR-4 DNA window includes the following coding sequences:
- a CDS encoding isochorismate synthase MenF: MPAHALSEDLKSLIDKLIQLKQVPPTEPIVQLSLTTVSIPLISWLASQNQYPRIYWHGRDKVEEVAAIGACKDFKFETGVDDGTLAEIYQQQRALTTNPEIRYYGGVAFDRSIESWPEFGNSRFVLPRIEFRRSANQFSLRVNLNFVDRHLEEEIDLAIAAIEAVLPARPLAPPNKLALLSRTDIPDFPRWKTLIEQVVEPKFNQDTPKVVLSRHTQLEVNEQVDPWMVLACWQGRNPNSFQFGFQFSPERTYISCSPERLFRRRQQELFTEALAGTTVRGLNQEEDTALANALLEDNKNSIENQLVRRHIVSMLSPLSQHVGAEEAATIFKLNHIQHLHRAIRAELKPGVNDFQLLQALHPTPAVGGLPRESAMRFIREREGYMRGWYAGACGYFNKYESEFSVAIRSALIEPGKINLFAGAGIIAGSDPEAEWQELENKLATIMSILIEL, translated from the coding sequence TTGCCCGCTCACGCCCTGTCTGAAGACCTTAAGTCTCTCATCGACAAACTCATTCAATTGAAGCAGGTTCCACCGACGGAGCCGATAGTGCAGTTATCCTTAACAACTGTTTCTATCCCTTTGATTTCATGGCTGGCATCCCAAAACCAATACCCGCGCATCTACTGGCATGGACGTGACAAGGTTGAAGAAGTGGCGGCGATTGGCGCCTGTAAAGACTTTAAGTTTGAAACTGGCGTCGATGATGGCACCTTAGCGGAAATTTATCAGCAGCAACGCGCCTTAACCACAAATCCCGAGATCCGTTACTACGGCGGCGTGGCGTTTGACCGCAGCATAGAGTCCTGGCCTGAGTTTGGTAATAGTCGCTTTGTGCTACCGCGTATCGAATTTAGACGCAGCGCGAACCAGTTCAGTTTGCGGGTCAATCTGAACTTTGTCGATAGGCATCTCGAAGAGGAAATCGACCTCGCCATTGCCGCGATAGAAGCCGTGCTGCCCGCTCGTCCGCTCGCACCGCCCAATAAACTTGCGCTGTTGAGCCGCACCGATATTCCCGATTTTCCGCGCTGGAAGACCTTAATCGAGCAAGTGGTTGAACCTAAGTTTAATCAAGATACGCCCAAGGTAGTGCTGTCACGCCATACTCAGCTCGAGGTCAATGAACAAGTCGATCCTTGGATGGTGTTAGCCTGCTGGCAGGGGCGTAATCCGAACAGTTTCCAATTTGGCTTCCAATTTAGCCCCGAGCGCACTTATATCTCCTGCTCGCCAGAGCGGTTATTTCGCCGTCGTCAGCAGGAACTGTTTACCGAGGCGCTTGCCGGCACCACAGTACGTGGCTTAAACCAAGAAGAAGACACGGCGCTGGCCAACGCGCTGCTCGAAGACAACAAAAACAGCATAGAGAATCAGCTAGTTCGCCGCCATATCGTCAGTATGCTCTCCCCTTTGAGCCAGCATGTGGGCGCCGAAGAAGCCGCGACGATTTTTAAGTTAAACCATATTCAGCATCTACACCGTGCCATTCGCGCCGAATTAAAGCCGGGAGTGAATGACTTCCAGTTGTTACAGGCGCTACACCCAACTCCTGCGGTAGGCGGCCTTCCCCGCGAGTCGGCCATGCGCTTTATTCGCGAACGCGAAGGCTACATGCGCGGCTGGTACGCCGGTGCCTGTGGTTATTTTAATAAGTATGAGAGTGAATTTTCGGTGGCGATTCGTAGCGCCTTGATTGAACCCGGCAAGATCAACCTATTTGCCGGTGCGGGCATTATTGCGGGCTCAGATCCCGAGGCGGAATGGCAAGAACTGGAAAATAAACTGGCGACGATTATGTCGATTCTCATTGAGCTATAA
- a CDS encoding transporter substrate-binding domain-containing protein — protein MRSFLAALCFSLLSLCAYATPAKPVVIHLVTASWQGFADPDETGYYFDILRRVFPAPDWQLDVQFMPFARTLYLVETNRVDMVLSVYKGDVKNSLLSENPVELDSIDAAVTPQIAATWSGMESLSHKKVQAMLAYRYNMLTTTPMFYEEGSDILNMLNSVNAGRTDAVLDYRKNIEALVPQLKAPQQFVIIQGVLKAETYFAFANTEKGRMLKQHFDIEHKKLIDSGEQDRLYAETKAKGF, from the coding sequence ATGCGATCATTTCTTGCGGCCTTGTGTTTTAGTTTATTGAGTCTGTGTGCCTACGCGACACCGGCTAAGCCCGTGGTGATCCATCTGGTCACGGCTTCGTGGCAGGGTTTCGCGGATCCCGATGAGACGGGTTATTACTTTGATATCCTTCGCCGGGTGTTTCCGGCCCCCGATTGGCAACTCGATGTGCAGTTTATGCCCTTCGCCCGCACGCTTTATCTGGTTGAAACTAATAGAGTCGATATGGTCCTCAGCGTCTACAAAGGGGATGTAAAAAACAGTTTGCTGAGTGAAAACCCCGTTGAACTCGATTCTATCGATGCCGCTGTTACCCCTCAAATTGCCGCGACTTGGTCAGGGATGGAGAGTTTATCCCATAAGAAAGTGCAAGCCATGCTGGCTTATCGCTATAACATGCTGACGACCACTCCCATGTTTTATGAGGAAGGCAGCGATATTTTAAACATGCTAAATAGTGTGAATGCGGGGCGCACCGATGCTGTGCTGGATTACAGGAAGAATATCGAGGCTCTCGTCCCTCAGTTGAAGGCGCCGCAGCAGTTTGTGATTATTCAAGGGGTATTAAAAGCCGAAACTTATTTCGCCTTTGCTAACACAGAAAAGGGGAGAATGTTAAAACAACATTTTGATATTGAACATAAAAAACTGATTGATTCCGGTGAGCAAGATCGACTTTATGCAGAGACAAAAGCAAAGGGTTTTTAG
- a CDS encoding 7-cyano-7-deazaguanine/7-aminomethyl-7-deazaguanine transporter: MLMLTPAQLRRALLLLVGFHILIICVSNYLVQLPFQLFGFHTTWGAFSFPFVYLATDLTVRIFGQTPARSIILKAMVPALMISYVMGVVFHQGSFQGIDSLSQWNTFVFRIAFASFAAYLIGQLMDITVFARLRQSRSWWVAPAASTIVGNLVDTLVFFSVAFYASTDSFMAANWPEIAAVDYSFKLLVSLGLFLPAYGVLLKVLQDKILQTSPQKSFS, translated from the coding sequence ATGTTAATGTTAACCCCTGCGCAGCTTCGCCGCGCACTCCTGCTATTAGTGGGATTTCACATACTGATTATTTGCGTCAGCAACTACTTGGTACAACTACCGTTTCAATTGTTTGGTTTTCACACCACTTGGGGCGCGTTTAGTTTTCCTTTTGTCTATCTCGCGACCGATCTCACAGTGCGTATCTTCGGACAAACACCTGCCCGTAGCATCATCCTCAAGGCCATGGTGCCCGCGTTGATGATTTCCTATGTCATGGGTGTGGTATTCCATCAAGGCAGCTTCCAAGGGATAGATTCCTTAAGCCAATGGAACACCTTTGTGTTTCGCATCGCCTTCGCTAGCTTCGCGGCTTATTTGATTGGTCAGCTGATGGATATCACTGTCTTCGCCCGACTACGTCAGAGCCGTTCTTGGTGGGTCGCGCCTGCGGCATCGACCATTGTCGGTAACTTAGTCGACACCTTAGTGTTCTTCAGTGTCGCTTTTTATGCCTCGACAGATAGCTTTATGGCGGCCAACTGGCCCGAAATCGCGGCCGTGGATTACAGCTTTAAACTCCTCGTTAGCCTAGGGTTATTCCTGCCCGCCTATGGCGTCCTGCTGAAGGTCTTACAAGACAAGATCTTGCAAACCAGTCCACAAAAATCATTTTCCTGA
- a CDS encoding GNAT family N-acetyltransferase: MYSIEIKALTALTPELTTQLIELSKQIPELDRPLTSETLAERLSDKTCLILLAYVEGELAGFKLGYEQADAVFYSWLGGVATDFRRLGLAQSLLEYQETWASRQGYNLIQVKTMNRFPAMLNLLIRNQYLITELKADPQSLIDHKLHLSKSIATA; the protein is encoded by the coding sequence ATGTATTCAATTGAAATTAAAGCACTGACCGCTCTGACGCCTGAGTTGACTACACAGCTTATCGAACTGAGTAAGCAAATTCCCGAACTCGACCGCCCGCTGACCAGCGAAACACTGGCTGAACGTCTCTCGGATAAGACTTGCTTGATTCTCTTAGCCTATGTGGAAGGTGAATTGGCAGGCTTTAAACTGGGATACGAACAGGCAGATGCCGTGTTTTACAGTTGGTTAGGCGGTGTTGCGACCGACTTTAGACGTTTAGGTCTGGCACAAAGCCTGTTGGAATACCAAGAAACCTGGGCAAGCCGCCAAGGTTATAACCTCATCCAGGTTAAGACCATGAATCGCTTCCCTGCCATGCTCAATCTATTGATTAGAAATCAATATTTGATTACCGAGCTGAAGGCCGATCCGCAAAGCCTGATCGACCATAAACTGCATTTAAGCAAGTCGATTGCGACAGCTTAA